TTCGGTTTTATCATCACATTCATGTAGGGGTTGCCGTAGCAGTTGAAGACGGATTGCTTGTTCCGGTGATTCGATTTACTGACACAAAGGGATTATCCCAGATTGCAGAAGAAACACGCAGTTATGCCCAAAAAGCCAAAAATAAGCAACTGCAACCCACTGATTGGGAGGGTAACACTTTCACAATCTCTAACTTAGGAATGTTTGGCATAGACCAGTTTACGGCAATCATTAATCCGCCGGATGCCTGTATTTTGGCCGTAGGCGCAATTACCCAGCAACCTGTCGTTAAAAATGGAGAACTCGCAGTAGGGAATGTGATGAAGGTTACTTTATCTTGCGACCATCGGGTGGTAGATGGTGCATTGGGAGCCGCCTTCTTACAAACACTGAAGGAAAACTTAGAAAACCCGGTCCGAATGCTTTTGTAACCCATGAATTTTCGAGATAATTGGCTGAGGATATTATCTCAAATCCAACAAGTTGCTAATCGGGTTGGACGTTCTCCCCAAGAAATTACTATAGTTGCGATATCCAAAACGCGCCCCATTGAGGAAATTCAGGAAGCATACGCTGCCGGCCAATATATTTTTGGAGAAAATAAACCCCAAGAACTAAGTGCAAAACAAACCCTGCTCCCCCAAGCTACTTGGCACTTAGTAGGGCATCTGCAAACCAATAAAGTGAAATATATCGCCCCTTTTGTTCAACTCATTCATTCTTTGGATTCTGTTAAATTAGCAATAGAGATAAACCGCCAAGCCCAGAAAAATAACCGAATCATCCCCTGCCTTTTACAAATTAATATTTCACAAGAAACTACCAAAGGCGGTTTTGCCGCCGAAGAACTCTCTGTCTTTTGGGAACAACAAGCAAATTTCCCAAATATCAGAATTGACGGCCTAATGGGAATGGCAGAAGAAACTGATGATAAAAAATTGATTCATAAACAATTCCAAAGCCTGTATCAACTTCGGGAGAAAATTTTATCGGAACATAAAAGTAGTTTGGGAAATTTACCCCTACTCAGTATGGGAATGTCTAATGATTTTGAAATAGCCATTGAAGAAGGAGCTACCCACATTCGGCTGGGAAGTGCTTTGTTCGGTTCACGCAGTTGAATTTCGTTACTTTTTACAACTTTTGGGATTACAGAATAACCATTACCAACTAAAACCATGATTGTAAACAATATCTTTCAAAATATTCAACAGCTAAAAGAGAAAAAATCATTCTTTTTTGAGGGTGCTACCTATACTTATGAGGAGTTAGGGATCTATGTAACAAGTATTTACGGAAGTTTACAAAAGTATGCCCAATCGGGAGACCGTATTGGAATAATTACCGGAGATAATATTTTTACTTATGCTTCGTTATTGGCTTGCTGGGCACTACGCTGCGCTTATGTTCCATTAAATCTAAAAAACCCTTCCAACCGATTACAAGACCAAATAGAACAAGCCGAACTCTCTTGTATTCTGGGGTTCAAAAATTTACCATTTGAGTGTAATATTCCCTTTTTGAATACTTCGCAGATTCCGCTTAAACCGGATAGATTTATGCCGCTTCAAGTTCAGGATGATGATTTAGCGTATCTATTATTTACATCCGGTAGCACAGGCCGCCCAAAAGGAGTTCCTATTTATCATCGAAACTTAGATAGCTTTCTGCAAACAATATTATTTTCAGGAATTTACGACTTTCATCCAGATGACCGCTTTTTACAGATGTTTGAACTAACGTTTGATTTATCTGTCTTTAGCTGGTGCGTGCCGTTGTGTGTGGGTGCAAGCATCTATGTAGTGCCGGAAAGCGGCGTTTCGTATCTAAAAATCAGTTCATTATTAGAAGATCATGACTTAACAGTTGCTTTAATGGTTCCTTCTGTATTGAGTTATTTGCGGCGTTATTTTGATGAAATAACCCTGCCCTCGCTACGTTGGGGACTATTTTGTGGAGAAGCTTTACCGGCAGATTTAGTAACAGAGTGGGCTACTTGTGTGCCAAATGCTTGCTTAGAAAATGTTTATGGCCCCACAGAAGCAACTATATTTTGCACTCGCTACCGAATTTCATTACCGATACCCGCTCAATATCAGCATAATGGAATAGTTTCTATTGGCCAGCCTTTTCCAAATATGCAATGTATCATTGTTGATGAAAAGGGAATTACTGAACTCCCGGGTAAAAGTGGTGAACTATGTTTGGTGGGCAACCAAGTAACAGATATGTATTGGCGAAATCCGCAAAAATCAATAACTGCATTTGTGGATATTCCCGCTTTCGGGCAAGGATATAAAACCGGAGATATTTGTATTGAAACCGATGATAATCACTATAATTACATAGGACGCGCAGACTTCCAGTTGAAAATTGACGGCTACCGAGTAGAAGCCGGAGAAATAGAACATCACGCCCGAAACTTTCTGCAAAAAACAACCATCGCCTTGGGTATTAGTGAAAATAATCAAACAATTCTTGTGTTAGCAGTAGAAACAGTTCCCAACGATATAGACATTCCCCAGCTCCTTGAGCATCTGAAATTCAAAATCCCGGATTATATGATTCCCAAAAAAATAATTCCAATAAAGCAATTCCCAATCAATCTGAATGGGAAAATTGACCGAAAAGCTATCCATGAAATTGTTTCAACCCAAATTTTGAACAACTAATTACCAACTTAATTAGATTGATTTTTCATATTAAAGAAATTATTTTTTATGGCAGAAAAAAAAACACTTTATTTAGATAGTTCACCGCTAACATACCCGCAGTTAGTTGATTTTTGGAAGTATCCAACGGTTGTGAAACTATCAGAATTTAGCCAAAACCGAATTTTGCATAGCCACCAAACTATGTTGTCGCTCATCTCTTCGGGTAGTGCTCCAATTTATGGCATAAACACAGGTTTTGGGTCGCTGTGCAATACTTCTATTCCGGCAGATCAATTAGGCCAACTTCAACTTAATCTATTGCGCAGCCATGCAGCCGGAGTAGGTAAGGATGTCCCGGCAGAAATTGTACGACTAATGATGTTGCTCAAAATACACGCATTAGCCCAAGGTTATTCCGGTGTATCATTGCCGTTAGTAGAGAGATTACTGCTCTTTTTGAATGAAAATATCTTACCGGTTGTTTATCAGCAAGGTTCATTGGGGGCAAGTGGAGATTTAGCCCCATTAGCACATTTATGTTTGCCATTGATAGGAGAGGGGGAGGCTTATTTTTTAGGGGAGAAAAAACAGTCAGCAGATGTACTTCAGCATTTACAAATAGAGCCTTTAGTCTTAGGGCCAAAGGAAGGGTTAGCTTTGCTAAATGGAACTCAGTTTATGAGTGCTTACTCTGTATATGCGTTAATTCAATCCCGCAATATCTCGTTTATGGCAGATTTTGTGGCAGCGTTGAGTTTGGATGTCTTTGACGCACGAAAAGAACCATTTGACAGCCGAATTGCAATGGTTCGGAAGCATCCGGGGCAAAAAATAGTTTCTGAAAGAATTACAACTATGCGAAAAGATTCTGAATGGGCAGACCAAGCCAAAAAAGCAGTGCAAGACCCATATTCTTTTCGGTGTATCCCGCAGGTACATGGGGCAAGCTATGATGCCATAGAATACGCTGCGCAAGTCTTTTTAACAGAAATTAATTCCGTAACCGATAACCCACTTATCTTCGATGATCCAGAACCCATAGCAATTTCAGGTGGGAATTTTCATGGGCAACCATTGGCATTAACCTTAGACTTTCTTTGCATAGCCTTAGCCGAATTAGGTTCAATAGCAGAACGTAGAATATTTTGGCTTTTAGCCGGTTCTCGAAATTTACCTCCTTTTTTGACAGAAAATCCGGGCATAAACTCCGGCCTAATGATAGCCCAATATTCCGCAGCAGCTTTGGCCAGTGCCAACAAACAGCTATGCACACCCGCCAGTGCCGATAACATTCCCTCATGCAACGGCCAAGAAGACCACGTGAGCATGGGCGCAAATGCTGCAACAAAACTATATTCCGTTATCGAAAATACCTGGAATCTACTGGGTATTGAATGGCTTGCCAATACAACAGCCGCATGGATTAAATCCAAACAAGAACAAAAACAATTACCAGTTAACCCAAATTTAGCCAAAGTAGTACGGCAATTCCATGAAATTTGTCCCTATTACGCGGAAGATACCTACCTTAATCCACGAATAATAAAAGCTACCAGCTTCTTAAAAAATATAGATACTGACACTTTTTAGGTAGAAAAAGATTTGGATTTTATAAAAAAAAGATAGAATTTTACAACCCAACTATATTTTCTTCGTATAAAGAACTAATTTCAACAACTTTTATGAAACGCGTTTATTCTCTGGTTGTTTTGCTGATTTTGTTTTTGGGTTTTACACAACAAAATCTACTGGCTCAAAATAAATATAAGTGCGAAATAGATCAGTCGGTTCAGGGAGGCTTCCTGAATTTAGATTTTTATATTCAGCGAACTAGCGGGTCAGATTTTTATTTAGGGTCTTCTAATTTCAGTATTTATGTTACTGCCGCCAATCTAAACATTGATGCGATGCAACAAGATTATACAGCGAATGGCCCTTGGGATAGTAACACCGACCCTAATTCCTATTATCCGCTATCTTCCGGCCATGGGTTAGATTATGTAAACTTAAACGTAAATGAGCAAACAACGATGCAGGGCCCTGGTCAGTTGGTAACCGCCACACGTACCAGAATAGGCCGCATTAAAGTCCCAATAACCAATCCAGCAGGGTTTAATACAGTAATTTGGAGAATAAAACCGATGGCTTTATATTCATTTTCCTTACAAAATATCAAGTCGTTAGGGACTTTCGTAAATCCGGCACCCAACTTCCCGTTATGTGAAACCCCTGCAATACCAATCTTATCAGCCTTAAATGGCAGCCAACTTTGCAACGGAGCCAGAACCTTACTTAAATCAAATTTTTCGGGTAAAAATGTATGGTATCTGGATGGAAACTTAATCTCAAACTACGATGCTGATTCTATGTGGGTAAGTTCAGCCGGTAACTATACCGTTGCTGCTCAAAGTTATTCTTGCGTATCTAACCAATCTCCGGTTATTCAAATACAAACCGGAACTTGTTCCTGCCCGATTGCTACAAACCTAAGTGCGCTGCCCGATTATACCAAAGCAGCTTTGAGTTGGACTCTAAACACAGATTTTCCGTATTATCATGCGGATAGCTGCCAGGTTCAAATCAGAAAGTTAGGATCATCTAACTGGATGACCCGAAAAAATGCAACGTTGAGTTCTTTAACGGTTTATCTCTTAGACCAGAATACAACCTATGAGTGGCGGGTACGTACCTTCTGCGGACAAGGTAGTTCTACTTTTTCATCAATAGGAGTATTTACCACAGGAGCACCTTGCGGAACAATTTCTAACTTAGTGGCCTCCAATATCACGACCAATTCAGTGGCACTAAATTGGCAGATTTCCGGTGCCGTGCCGGATTCATATCAAGTAGGTTTTCGCCGTGCCGGCGAAAATGGCTGGATTCTTAGAACAGCTACTACAAATTCAATAACTTTAAACGGATTATTTAATAACCAAGCCTATGAGTGGCGAGTGCGTTCAATCTGTGCTTCTTCCAATAGTATTTGGACACAACCCTCAAACTTCAATACTTTACCCGGCTGTCTCAAACCTACAAATCTTACTGCTTCTAATATTACCATAACGGGCGCAACTGTTTCTTGGGATAACTTAGCCAATGCAGATAGCTTTAATGTACAGTATCGAGTAGCCGGTAACAACGGTAATTTTATCCAAAGAAATACTAAAACAACTTCTTTTGGCTTAGTCAATCTCTTATCGAATACTACTTACGAATGGCGTGTACGCGGTTTTTGCTCCGGCACTACTCTCGGATTTTCTGATAACGCTACTTTCAGCACCACAATTATGAAAACAATTGCTTCTGACCCAGATGCAGTTTTCAGAACCTATCCTAACCCAAATGCTGGTATCTTTACAGTTGAATTTAATCTAATTCAAGATGCTTCTGTAAAAATCAAAGTATCAAACCAACTTGGCCAAACAGTATATGAAGCCAGCGACTATGTAGCCAAAGGAAACTACAAGCACGAAATCAATATAGCAAGTTTTGAAGCCGGTACCTATATCGTTGAGGTTTTTGATGGATCTCAAACATGGGTATCCAAAGTAGTGAAAAGTACCTATTAATTATCATATTTTTGTAGTAATATAATATTCAAAAGCCGCTAACTTACATTAGCGGCTTTTGAATATTATAAGGTCTTTTAGCAACTTGCTGCTTAAAATATACACCCATAGCAAGTAAATAGTGCAACAAAGCAATATTTTAGCCTTAATTAACGGTAAAAAAAGACCATTCTACTATAAAGGTAAACGATTCAGGAATAAAACAGCACTACGAGCCAAATAATTGTATTTTTGTGGTCGGAAAACCGCGTTATCGGTTTGTTGCATGAGATTAGTATTATTGTTTTTTGCGTACACTTTTTGGAGTACATATTTTGTGCAGGGGCAGGCTACATTTTCTTCTGGCTCTATTGCGGATTCTATGGTTTGTGCCGGCACAAATGGAATTGTTTATGTGGCAGATGATTTATCAGGACCATACTCTTGGAACGTCTTAGGTGGTAGCATCATAAGTGGGCAGGGAACGCAGTCTGTAACTGTAGATTGGGGAACAAGTACCAGCGGAGCTATTGAACTTACCGTTGGTGCTGCTACTGTAACTAAGACTATTACAATTACAGCCCTTCCCGAAGGAAATTTAGCCGGTACAGCTACAATTTGTGCTGGCCAAACTACTTATCTATCTGTATTGCTGACCGGAATAGGCCCATTTGATATACAGTACTTTGACGGCACTACTATATTTGCCCAAAATGGAATTTCTAATGGAGATGTTATCGCCGTTTCTCCTACGGTAACTACCACATATTCATTAGTTTCTGTTATAGATAAAGGCACCCCGCTATCTTGTTCCGCTTTGATTTTAATTGGTACCCCTACTGTTACGGTGAATACGCTACCTACCGGAAATATTTCGGGAAATAAAACCTTATGTAAAGGCGATACCGCTACTATTCATGTAAGCATGACAGGAACAGGCCCGTTTGAATTTGACTACTCAAACGGGCTTTCTACAACTACTGTTGTATGCTACAATACAGATACAAGTATCATAATAAATCCATCAAATACAGTAAGTTATACCTTAACTCGACTAATTGATTTAGGAATAACGCCCCAGTGCCAAGCAACCCAACTCACAGGAGCAGCCACTTTTACGGTAAATCCGCTCCCAACCGGTACTATTTCCGGCCTTGATACAATATGCCCAGGAGGCTCTGCTATAATCAACTTTTCTTTTTCCGGAACCGGCCCTTTTAATGCAGTTTATTCTGACGGAACAAACTCTTTCAATTTATCCAATGTACCGGATTCTGTTTCTGTAACCGTTTCACCAGCAACCACTACCACTTATTCATTAGTTAGTTTAACGGACTTAGGAACTTCCCCAAACTGTGTAAGTAATAATTTATCTGGATTTGCCACCATAACGATAGAACCCTTCCCCATAATTACCGCTACACAAACGAATTTTTGTTCAGGTGATATTCAAAACTTTTCGGGTTCAACTGGATTATGGTCTATTTCTTCAAATATAGGCTCTACAATCAATTCTGTAACTGGAAGTTATATTTCCGGAACGGCAAATGTTGCTGAACAAGATACTGTATTTCTCACATCTCCGGCAGGTTGCAAAACACAGCTTTTACTAACCGTTCACTCCCGACCGTTTTTAAGCCATAATTCAAGTACACAAGACACTGCTTTTTGCCAAGGTGGAATCTTGACTCTTGCTCAAGCCCATCCAAGCGATTCACTTTTTGGCGGATCCTCAGGAACTATATTTATTGGAACCGGAAATGTATCTGTTCAGTTTAACATTCCTCAACAAGAATACATTATCTCAAAGTCTTCCGGAAATTGCCGAGACACTATTTTAGTTACAGTAAACCCATTTCCAAATGTTATCGTTACTCCGTTAGGAGATACAACTTTTTGTCAAGGTGATTCCGTAGTGCTTGAAGCACAAACAGGCTACAACAGTTATCAGTGGTTTCGTGATGGATTTTTGTTATCCGGTGCAACTCAATCAAGTTATACCGCAGCTATTTCAGGTAATTATAAAGTTGAAATAATCAATTCTTTTGGTTGCCGGGATACTTCATCTGAGATTACTGTTACAGCAAAATCACTTCCGATTGCAAATATTACGACAAATGACCCCCAAATATTTTGTTTTGGGAATCAGTCAGTTATACACGCAACAACCGGATTATTAACCTATCAATGGTTTCAAAATGGATTAGCTATATCAGGTGCAATTGCGGATTCCTGTATTGTTACTCAGTCCGGAATTTACAACGTTTTGGTATCTAATACTTTAGGATGCGTTGATTCTTCTACCAATGCAATTTTATTTGTGGTGAATCCACTACCAGTATCTACATTATTGGCTCAAACTACAACTACTTTTTGCCAAGGTGATTCTGTTGTTTTAGAAGCTACAAGCGGGTTTAGTAGCTATAATTGGTTATTAGACGGAATTAGCTTAGGTGTAACCAACAGCAATTTATACACAGCAACCGTTTCAGGAAACTATCAAGCTATTGCTTTAGATGGAAATGGCTGCTCTGATACCACCACCCAAACGATAATAGTAACCGTTAATCCTATTCCGGTATCCCAAACAATTAGCGGAAAACAAGCCGTTTGTCGCTTCACAAATAATGTTGTTTATTCTGTACCGGCTACATTAGGAAGCACTTATTCATGGCAAGTAAGCGGAGGAAGTATAACCTCCGGATCCGGAACTAATTCTATCACAGTAGATTGGGGCGGATTTGGAGATGGACTAATATTACTTACCGAGAAGAATAAGTTTAACTGTGTGGGGCCAACGGATTCTCTTTCAGTCTTGATTGATTCAATAGCTACTCTAAGTGTAAAAGGAGTTTCTATTGCCTGCTTAAATACGACAGAATCATACGTTACCCAGCATCCCGGAAGTAATTATGTATGGAATGCAGTTGGTGGAGTGATTTTATCTGGTCAAGGGACGGATTCTATTACTGTAAATTGGAATACCGCAGGAGCCGCCTTACTTCAATTAACTGTATCGAATACAAGTGGTTGTACTACATCAGTTAGCAACCCGGTTAATGTAGTGAACCAATTAGGAACACCAATTATTGTAGGAGATACATTAGTTTGCAGATATGTTCCTGAGTCTTATCATGTGGCGCATCCGGGGCCGGTTTACAATTGGGTTGTTTCCGGTGGAAATATCTTATTTGGCCAAAATACAGATTCGGTTGTAGTAGAATGGATAAATCCGGGGATAGGCGGTGGCTTAACTTGCTATGTAAGCAATGGCGGCAATTGTGCTGATAGCAGTTCATATTTTGCTGTTCAGGTAGATACAGTAGCCACCCCACAAGTATTTGGAGCTAATACTAATATCTGTGCCAAAGAGATATTCGCTTACTGGACTGATCACACAGGACCAAGTTACACTTGGAAAGTTGTAGGCGGCCAAATTATTTCAACGATTGCTCAAGACACAATTATCGTATTTTGGGATACTCCCGGAAATGGCTATGTACGCCTTGTTGTAACAAACACAAACGGATGCCAAGATAGTTTAGATTACGCTGTTACCGTAAACGATTCTGTGCGGGTTCCACTCATCATTGGAGATACAGCGGCTTGCTCAAATAGCACTAAAATATACCGCACAAATCATCCCGGGCCTAACTATCTATGGTTTATTGCAGGGGGAACTATTTTAAGTGGACAAGGAACAGCTACAGTTACGGTAAATTGGGGAACAGTTCCTTTGAGTGGAATAGCCGTCAAGGTTACTAATGCCATTGGCTGTCAAGATAGTAGTAATATTCCGGTTCATGTTACAGTTGTTGATGCGTCTTTTAGCGGCCTTGAGTTAGGATACTGCCTAAATAGCCCGCCGGATACATTATTCCCAGTTCAGGCCGGTGGCACATTCGTAGGTGTTGGAATGAATGGAAATATTTTTACTCCTTCCATTTTGGGCACTCAAACGATAAAATATATCATTGTAAATGGCGAATGTATAGATACAGTTGCCCAAACTACTTTTGTAACTGAAAACCCGTTTGGAGATGCCGGCTCAGATATTTTCTTATGCCAAGGACGCGGCCCAGTTACCTTACAAGGTGCAACATTAGGAGCACCGGGTTGCAACTTTACCTATCAATGGTATGATGTCAATGGTAATTTTATTTCTGCTGTATTAAAACCCGTAGTAAATCCTTCATCCACAACAGGATATATATTTACAACTAATTGTAATGGCTGCACAAGCACCCCAGATACTGTTATGGTATTTGTCTCTCCAACACTTCAGGTATTACCATATAATAATCAGGTAGCTTTTTGTGCCGGTAGCGGGGGAACACAGATAGGCGTAACCGCTTCTGGCGGTGCTGGAAATTATGCTTATGCTTGGTATCCTACCACAGGGTTAAGTTCTGCTTTTGTGGCGAATCCAATTGCAAATCCAACAGCAAGCACTCGTTATGTGTGCGTGGTTACGGATATACGGGGCTGCTCTTCTGATTCTGTAGAAGTTTTTGTCCTCGTAGATTCTGTGCCGCAGGCTAATGCCGGTCCTGATAAAATTATTTGCAAAGGTTCGGGGCAAGGAGTCTTTTTGAACGGTCAGGGTGTAGGTGGCGGCTTTGGAAGTTACCATTATCGTTGGTATCCAAGTACCGGTTTGAGCGATTCTTCTATTTTAAATCCATACGCAAACCCAGATACCACAACTATTTATGTTCTACAAGTGATCTCCAACCAAACCGGTTGTTCTAGCAGCCCTACTGCCTTAGATACCATAGCAACGGCAGTAGTATTTGTAGAAGAAATTCCGACGGCTCATGCAGGACCGGATACCTTTGTTTGTTTAGGGGGAGGCGTTCCGGTTGGAAATATGCCGGAGGGCGGCGGACCAAATTATAGTTACTTGTGGTCTCCTTCTACCGGCCTAAGCGATTCAACGGCAAGACGGCCCATGGCAAGCCCAACCCAAACAACGACCTACTTTGTAACCGTAATTTCCAATGGCTGCGCCAGCACTGTTGATTCAGTATTGGTAACAGTAATTCCAAAGGCTACGGCTGAAGCTGGCCCCAACAAGCAAATTTGCCCTAAAGATTCTACTGTCTTAGAAGGTTTGGGAACTTTGTTTGGAGTACCTGATTCCTTACTTTCATACCGTTGGGAGCCAACGCAAGGATTAGATAATCCGTATGCACGTAAGCCAATGGCTTCGCCGGATACAACTACTTGGTATCGCTTATTTGTAGGCTATCTTGGCTGCGAAGGTATTTATGACAGTGTTTTGGTTACTGTTTCACCGGTTGCCACCGTAGATGCAGACACCACTAACTCACCTACCGGCTTAGTAGTTTGTTCCGGAGCCGAAATCCACTTACCTGCACGGGTTATTGCACCGGTTCAACCGGTACATATCGAGTGGTATCCTACAACCGGTTTAGATAACCCATTCACATTAAATCCAATAGCTCGACCTACCGAAAGTATTGTATATTATCTTTCTGCCAGAATTGGAATTTGCACAATAACAGATTCAGTAGTGGTGAACGTTTTGCCGGGCATTGTAGCTACTGTTTCAGGAGATACAAACCGGATTTGTCAAGGTGATTTTGTCGTTTTACGTTCCAATACAGGGCTTGGCCAAGAGCATTATGAATGGTCTCCCACTATCGGGCTGCTAAATAACGGAACTTCACAAGTAGTTGTAGCTCCGATGGTTTCAACTCTTTACACAGTTAAAATATCAGAAGCCGGTTGCGAAGATACTGCAAGTTATTACATAGAAGTTTTACCCAAGCCGGAGGCTAAATTTGTAAACACTATCGTAGATGG
This genomic stretch from Bacteroidia bacterium harbors:
- a CDS encoding gliding motility-associated C-terminal domain-containing protein encodes the protein MRLVLLFFAYTFWSTYFVQGQATFSSGSIADSMVCAGTNGIVYVADDLSGPYSWNVLGGSIISGQGTQSVTVDWGTSTSGAIELTVGAATVTKTITITALPEGNLAGTATICAGQTTYLSVLLTGIGPFDIQYFDGTTIFAQNGISNGDVIAVSPTVTTTYSLVSVIDKGTPLSCSALILIGTPTVTVNTLPTGNISGNKTLCKGDTATIHVSMTGTGPFEFDYSNGLSTTTVVCYNTDTSIIINPSNTVSYTLTRLIDLGITPQCQATQLTGAATFTVNPLPTGTISGLDTICPGGSAIINFSFSGTGPFNAVYSDGTNSFNLSNVPDSVSVTVSPATTTTYSLVSLTDLGTSPNCVSNNLSGFATITIEPFPIITATQTNFCSGDIQNFSGSTGLWSISSNIGSTINSVTGSYISGTANVAEQDTVFLTSPAGCKTQLLLTVHSRPFLSHNSSTQDTAFCQGGILTLAQAHPSDSLFGGSSGTIFIGTGNVSVQFNIPQQEYIISKSSGNCRDTILVTVNPFPNVIVTPLGDTTFCQGDSVVLEAQTGYNSYQWFRDGFLLSGATQSSYTAAISGNYKVEIINSFGCRDTSSEITVTAKSLPIANITTNDPQIFCFGNQSVIHATTGLLTYQWFQNGLAISGAIADSCIVTQSGIYNVLVSNTLGCVDSSTNAILFVVNPLPVSTLLAQTTTTFCQGDSVVLEATSGFSSYNWLLDGISLGVTNSNLYTATVSGNYQAIALDGNGCSDTTTQTIIVTVNPIPVSQTISGKQAVCRFTNNVVYSVPATLGSTYSWQVSGGSITSGSGTNSITVDWGGFGDGLILLTEKNKFNCVGPTDSLSVLIDSIATLSVKGVSIACLNTTESYVTQHPGSNYVWNAVGGVILSGQGTDSITVNWNTAGAALLQLTVSNTSGCTTSVSNPVNVVNQLGTPIIVGDTLVCRYVPESYHVAHPGPVYNWVVSGGNILFGQNTDSVVVEWINPGIGGGLTCYVSNGGNCADSSSYFAVQVDTVATPQVFGANTNICAKEIFAYWTDHTGPSYTWKVVGGQIISTIAQDTIIVFWDTPGNGYVRLVVTNTNGCQDSLDYAVTVNDSVRVPLIIGDTAACSNSTKIYRTNHPGPNYLWFIAGGTILSGQGTATVTVNWGTVPLSGIAVKVTNAIGCQDSSNIPVHVTVVDASFSGLELGYCLNSPPDTLFPVQAGGTFVGVGMNGNIFTPSILGTQTIKYIIVNGECIDTVAQTTFVTENPFGDAGSDIFLCQGRGPVTLQGATLGAPGCNFTYQWYDVNGNFISAVLKPVVNPSSTTGYIFTTNCNGCTSTPDTVMVFVSPTLQVLPYNNQVAFCAGSGGTQIGVTASGGAGNYAYAWYPTTGLSSAFVANPIANPTASTRYVCVVTDIRGCSSDSVEVFVLVDSVPQANAGPDKIICKGSGQGVFLNGQGVGGGFGSYHYRWYPSTGLSDSSILNPYANPDTTTIYVLQVISNQTGCSSSPTALDTIATAVVFVEEIPTAHAGPDTFVCLGGGVPVGNMPEGGGPNYSYLWSPSTGLSDSTARRPMASPTQTTTYFVTVISNGCASTVDSVLVTVIPKATAEAGPNKQICPKDSTVLEGLGTLFGVPDSLLSYRWEPTQGLDNPYARKPMASPDTTTWYRLFVGYLGCEGIYDSVLVTVSPVATVDADTTNSPTGLVVCSGAEIHLPARVIAPVQPVHIEWYPTTGLDNPFTLNPIARPTESIVYYLSARIGICTITDSVVVNVLPGIVATVSGDTNRICQGDFVVLRSNTGLGQEHYEWSPTIGLLNNGTSQVVVAPMVSTLYTVKISEAGCEDTASYYIEVLPKPEAKFVNTIVDGCVGHEVSFVNQAQNGVSWLWIFGDGTFSNEHNPVHIYQQPGIFQPILIARATGGCEDTFFAPEPIIINELQADFVSIPNYPVKLVLPLTEIVFIDSTPNSTSWLWLFGDGTSATGKSVTHSYQYFGTYYVTLFVTNQIGCTDTVIHGPYSIIEPDIIIPDVFTPNGDGINEVFKVNYTGGLSFQLVVLDRYGMQMFETNDPNTGWNGKNNGTDVPEGVYYYKVIVGNKHPYTGNVTLLR